The Erythrobacter sp. genome segment CCTGCCAGCTGCTCCAGCACGAATCATCGCCACCGTGCTGGAAGGTATTGCGCGCATGACACGCGCCAAGAACGAACCCGTCCTCACCCGCTACACGCTGGCGGCAATGTCCAATTCGCAGACCTTCGATCTTGAACCCGCACAGCAATTACTCGGTTACGAGCCCCGCCACGATGCCATCGAAACCCTGCTCACCGAAGTGCGGAATCTGGCATGAGGCGCGTCGGATTCCGCTGGATCGCGCGCGGATCGTGCCGCCATCCGGAAGCGATGACGATCAGCGGCGGCAGCCTGTGCCCCGCCACCTTTCCGGCGCTGGTGGGGGTAATCGCGCATCCGGAGCGCGGCATTTTCCTGTTCGATACCGGCTACGATCCGGCCTTCCTCGCCGCCACCCGCCCGTTCCCCGAGCGGCTCTACCGCTGGACCACGCCGGTGCAGATCGGCCCGCAAGCCGAATGGCGGGCATGGCTGGCGGCACACGGCATTGCCGAGGGCGATCTCGCCGGAACCGTGGTCTCGCACTTCCACGGCGATCATGTCGCGGGGCTGCGCAATCTGGCGCACCTGCCCGTCTGGTGCGCCCGCGCGGGGCTGGAGGACCTCCGGCAGGCTGGCCGCTTTATGCGGGTGCGTAAGGGCTACCTCGCCCACTGCGTGCCCGATGCGCTGGACGCACGCTTCTTCGAGGACGCGCCCGAAGTGGCGCTTCCCTCAGCTTTTGCGCCTTTCACAGTGGGGCGTGACATTCTGGGCGATGGCAGCCTGATCGCGGTTCCCCTGCCCGGCCATTGCCCCGGGCATTGGGGGCTGGCGTTCCAGAGCGAAGAGGGGCGTGACGTGCTACTTGCCGCCGATGCCGTGTGGTTTGGCAAGTCGATCGAGGAGCGCCGCCCGCCACCCCGCATCACCACCGCGCTGCTCGGCGATACGCGCGGCTATCGCGCGACGCTGAACCTGCTCCACCGCGCCAGCCTGAACAACCGTGATCTCGCCATCCTCCCCTCGCATTGCGCCGCCAGCGCTGCTGCCTTCCGGGGCGAGAATGGGGGCTGAGCAAGTGCTTCGCGCCTGGTGGCGCACCCGCCGAGCGATGCGCCTGTCTCCCCCGCGGCTGGAGGAGCTGAGTGAGCGCAAATGGCGAGCGCTCCAGCCCGCGCTGCGAACCACCCCCGCACTGGCGGAACTTGCAGGCAAGCCGCTGGCGCAATTCCCGATCACCGACACGGCAGACCTGCGCGCGGATTACGGGCGCTGGAACAGCCTCGGCCTCTCGCACGGGCAATGCACGGCGCTGGCCGATGCGGCAGAGCGCGGCGAAGACACCGGCGAGATCACCGCAGGCTGGTCCACCGGCAGCGGAGGCGGCGCGCGCGGGCTGTTTCTCACCACTGCCGCAGAGCGCGCCGACTATATCGGCCAGAGCCTTGCCCGGCTGCTCCCGCCGAGCGCACTGCTGCGCCGCCAGCGGATTGCGCTGCACCTGCGCTCCAACAATGCGCTCTACACCGATGTGCGCGGGCGGCGGATCGGATTTGCTCACTTCCCGCTCGAAGCGCCGATTGCCGAAACGGCGGCGGCGCTGGCGCAATACGATCCAAGCATCCTGATCGCCCCGCCGTACCGGCTGATTGCGCTTGCGGAACAGGGCGTCCGATTCCCCTCCCTCACCCACCTGTTCTACGGTAGCGAGCCGACAAGCGAGGCGGAGCGCGGATTCGTGGCGGAACGCCTCGGCCTCATTCCGCAACCGATCTGGCAGGCGACCGAGGGTTTCCTGGGTGCCGCCTGCCGCGAAGGGCGGCTGCACCTCAGCGATCATGCGCTGGTGATCGAACTGGAGCCCGTGGCGGGAACGCAAGGCTTCCGCCCGATCGTGACCGACCTGCACCGCCGCAGCCAGCCAGTTGTTCGGCTGCGGGGCGATGATTTCCTCGAACTGGACGGACTAAGCCCCTGCCGCTGTGGATTTGTCGGGCGCACCATTCGCCCAATCGGCGGGCGTGTCGGCAATTTGTGGCGCTTCGATTCCTGCACCTTCATTCCCCGCCAGATCAACGAAGCGGTCGAAGCCGAACTGGGCGGCGCAATCCGCTGGCAGGCATTGGCCGACACGCGCAGTGCAGAGTTGCGAACCGCCCCCGCTTGCCCGCCGGACCTAGCCCAGCGCGCCGCCGCCGCGCTCGCCAGCCTGGTCCCCGTTCCGGTCCGGTCGTCTAGCGACCTCCCCGAATGGCCCGGCCCCAAGCGCCGCAAGGTAGTCTGGCGCAATGACTGAGCGCGTGCTCATCACTGGCGCCCGCGCCGCCGCCGCGCTCGATCTCGCGCGCGATTTCGCGGCGGCGGGCTACGAGGTGCATCTCGCCGATTGCACCCCGGCGCGGATGGCGCGCTGGTCGCGCGTGCCCAAGGCCACGCACCGCTATGCACCGCCCGCGCTCGATCCGGCGAGCTTCCGCAGGGATATTGCGCGGCTGGTGACGGAGCTTTCCCCCCGCCTCGT includes the following:
- a CDS encoding MBL fold metallo-hydrolase; the protein is MRRVGFRWIARGSCRHPEAMTISGGSLCPATFPALVGVIAHPERGIFLFDTGYDPAFLAATRPFPERLYRWTTPVQIGPQAEWRAWLAAHGIAEGDLAGTVVSHFHGDHVAGLRNLAHLPVWCARAGLEDLRQAGRFMRVRKGYLAHCVPDALDARFFEDAPEVALPSAFAPFTVGRDILGDGSLIAVPLPGHCPGHWGLAFQSEEGRDVLLAADAVWFGKSIEERRPPPRITTALLGDTRGYRATLNLLHRASLNNRDLAILPSHCAASAAAFRGENGG